The Streptomyces pactum genome contains a region encoding:
- the yaaA gene encoding peroxide stress protein YaaA, whose translation MLVLLPPSEGKAASGRGAPLKPESLSLPGLTPARETVLGELAELCAGDEEKAREVLGLSEGLRGEVAKNAELRTAGARPAGEIYTGVLYDALDLASLEPAAGKRAARSLLVFSGLWGAVRVTDRIPSYRCSMGVKLPGLGALGAYWRAPMAEVLPEAAGDRLVLDLRSSAYAAAWRPKGEVAGRTATVRVLHAPTRKVVSHFNKATKGRIVRSLLASGTAPEGPAELVEALRDLGYEVEAEAPAGAGKPWSLDVLVAEVH comes from the coding sequence GTGCTTGTCCTGCTGCCGCCGTCCGAGGGGAAGGCCGCGTCCGGCCGGGGCGCCCCGCTGAAGCCGGAGTCGCTGTCCCTGCCGGGGCTGACCCCCGCCCGGGAGACCGTCCTCGGCGAGCTGGCCGAGCTGTGCGCCGGCGACGAGGAGAAGGCGCGCGAGGTGCTCGGGCTGAGCGAGGGGCTGCGCGGCGAGGTGGCCAAGAACGCGGAGCTGCGGACGGCGGGGGCCCGCCCGGCCGGGGAGATCTACACCGGTGTGCTGTACGACGCCCTGGACCTGGCCTCGCTGGAACCGGCTGCCGGGAAGCGGGCCGCCCGTTCGCTGCTGGTGTTCTCCGGGCTGTGGGGCGCGGTGCGGGTGACCGACCGGATTCCCTCCTACCGGTGCTCGATGGGCGTCAAGCTCCCCGGGCTCGGGGCGCTGGGCGCCTACTGGCGGGCGCCGATGGCCGAGGTGCTGCCCGAGGCGGCCGGGGACCGGCTGGTGCTGGACCTGCGCTCGTCGGCGTACGCGGCGGCGTGGCGGCCGAAGGGGGAGGTCGCCGGGCGGACGGCGACCGTGCGGGTGCTGCACGCGCCGACCCGGAAGGTGGTCAGCCACTTCAACAAGGCGACCAAGGGGCGGATCGTGCGGAGCCTGCTGGCGTCCGGGACCGCGCCCGAGGGGCCTGCGGAGCTGGTGGAGGCGCTGCGGGACCTGGGGTACGAGGTGGAGGCGGAGGCGCCCGCCGGGGCCGGGAAGCCGTGGTCGCTGGACGTGCTGGTGGCGGAGGTCCACTGA
- a CDS encoding ATP-binding protein, which produces MPVPASPSQHQPVGAPRTSFAVRSAVLVTSAVAGGAAVALAPSGASTWTLAVVVAAWVCVAVTVLVDHRLVHGARRAAAERESENSRLKAEGARLSAEISHLAGVTLPAVARRLREGASAAEVLGSVPPPSDPQLRRIAHTFAATVEEDVRRTAALDGEYRTMRNEVDQAAAEYEHFVKEALPAAVARLRDGRSVGTVLAEADLPRLPALRVPAESFIRELAHSERRAAAAQAASAKALSRVQAKAVRMLADLREMQERHGEEVFGDLLKLDHSTSQLGLMTDRLALLMGGRSSRAWNKPIVMESILRGAAGRIAAYQRVRLHCSTRAAVSGFAAEGVMHLLAELMDNAANFSPPIDEVHVYVEDRSAGIVVTIEDSGLKMADAAMRRAEEAVTGRVTDLASLQGTRLGLAVVGRLAAKYGISVNYRPSSRGGTGVVVLLPLDLLAQQRDTVPHETAPRSDAMPAALAPAPAPLPDTTARPAAAALPPAPGDPAARPGPPDDTVRPAAAALPPATAHPARPEGPDHGRHRRPDGTTPNGLPVRAPGRTMAEAERDREQRQSASGQAGDAPATRRQARDAGSRFGAFHRARQSGDGTTGPGARPGSQPPAAP; this is translated from the coding sequence ATGCCAGTGCCTGCTTCGCCCAGCCAGCACCAACCGGTGGGGGCGCCGCGCACCTCGTTCGCCGTCCGGTCCGCCGTGCTGGTGACGAGCGCCGTCGCCGGCGGCGCGGCGGTCGCCCTGGCACCGTCCGGCGCCTCCACGTGGACCCTGGCCGTGGTGGTGGCCGCGTGGGTGTGCGTGGCCGTCACCGTCCTCGTCGACCACCGGCTCGTCCACGGGGCCCGCCGCGCGGCCGCCGAGCGGGAGTCGGAGAACAGCCGGCTCAAGGCGGAAGGGGCCCGGCTGTCGGCCGAGATCTCACACCTGGCCGGTGTGACGCTGCCGGCCGTGGCCCGGCGGCTGCGGGAGGGCGCGAGCGCGGCCGAGGTGCTGGGCAGCGTGCCACCGCCGTCCGACCCGCAACTGCGGCGGATCGCGCACACGTTCGCCGCCACCGTCGAGGAGGACGTGCGGCGGACGGCCGCCCTGGACGGCGAATACCGCACGATGCGCAACGAAGTGGACCAGGCGGCGGCCGAGTACGAGCACTTCGTGAAGGAGGCGCTGCCCGCCGCCGTCGCCCGGCTGCGCGACGGCCGGTCCGTCGGCACCGTGCTCGCCGAAGCCGACCTGCCCCGGCTGCCGGCGCTGCGTGTCCCGGCCGAATCCTTCATCCGCGAGCTGGCCCACAGTGAGCGGCGCGCCGCCGCGGCACAGGCCGCCTCCGCCAAGGCGCTCAGCCGCGTCCAGGCCAAGGCCGTGCGGATGCTCGCCGACCTGCGGGAGATGCAGGAGCGGCACGGCGAGGAGGTCTTCGGAGACCTGCTGAAGCTGGACCACAGCACCTCCCAACTCGGCCTGATGACCGACCGGCTGGCGCTGCTCATGGGCGGCCGGTCCAGCCGCGCCTGGAACAAGCCGATCGTGATGGAGAGCATCCTGCGCGGTGCCGCCGGCCGCATCGCCGCCTACCAGCGGGTGCGCCTGCACTGCTCCACCCGCGCCGCGGTCTCCGGCTTCGCCGCCGAGGGCGTGATGCACCTGCTCGCCGAGCTGATGGACAACGCCGCGAACTTCTCCCCGCCCATCGACGAGGTGCACGTCTACGTCGAGGACCGCAGCGCCGGCATCGTCGTCACCATCGAGGACAGCGGCCTGAAGATGGCCGACGCGGCGATGCGCCGCGCCGAGGAGGCCGTGACCGGCCGCGTCACCGACCTCGCGTCACTTCAGGGCACCCGGCTCGGCCTGGCCGTGGTGGGGCGGCTCGCGGCGAAGTACGGCATCAGCGTCAACTACCGCCCCTCCTCCCGCGGCGGCACCGGCGTCGTCGTCCTGCTGCCCCTGGACCTGCTCGCCCAGCAGCGCGACACGGTCCCGCACGAGACGGCCCCCCGGTCCGACGCGATGCCCGCCGCGCTCGCACCCGCCCCGGCCCCGCTGCCCGACACCACCGCCCGCCCCGCGGCCGCGGCGCTGCCCCCGGCCCCCGGGGACCCCGCCGCACGGCCCGGACCGCCCGACGACACCGTCCGCCCCGCGGCCGCGGCGCTGCCCCCGGCCACCGCGCACCCCGCGCGGCCCGAAGGGCCCGACCACGGACGGCACCGGCGGCCCGACGGCACCACGCCGAACGGTCTGCCGGTCCGGGCCCCCGGCCGCACCATGGCCGAGGCGGAGCGCGATCGCGAACAGCGTCAGTCGGCGTCCGGGCAGGCCGGTGACGCACCGGCGACGCGGCGCCAGGCACGCGACGCGGGTTCGCGGTTCGGCGCCTTCCACCGCGCACGGCAGTCCGGGGACGGCACCACCGGACCGGGTGCCCGGCCCGGGTCACAGCCGCCCGCGGCTCCGTAG
- the eda gene encoding bifunctional 4-hydroxy-2-oxoglutarate aldolase/2-dehydro-3-deoxy-phosphogluconate aldolase has translation MTSPLPSSPHASTPSTPSVLDLAPVVPVVVVDDLGDAVPLARALVAGGLPAIEVTLRTPVAVDAIRAIAGEVPGAVVGAGTVITPGQVEDVVRAGARFLVSPGWTDVLLAAMRGSGVPFLPGVSTTSEVVALLERGVREMKFFPAEAAGGTTYLKALAAPLPQARFCPTGGIGPASAPEYLALPNVGCVGGSWMIPKDAVAGRDWERVERLAREAAGLSAGGTCR, from the coding sequence ATGACCTCACCGCTGCCCTCCTCCCCGCACGCCTCGACGCCGTCGACACCGTCGGTGCTGGATCTCGCGCCCGTCGTTCCCGTCGTGGTCGTCGACGACCTCGGCGACGCCGTGCCGCTCGCCCGGGCGCTCGTCGCCGGCGGGCTGCCCGCGATCGAGGTGACGTTGCGGACGCCGGTCGCGGTCGACGCGATCCGCGCGATCGCCGGTGAGGTGCCGGGCGCGGTCGTCGGCGCGGGCACGGTCATCACGCCGGGCCAGGTGGAGGACGTCGTGCGGGCCGGGGCGCGGTTCCTGGTGAGCCCCGGGTGGACCGACGTGCTGCTGGCGGCGATGCGGGGGTCCGGGGTGCCGTTCCTGCCGGGGGTGTCGACCACCTCGGAGGTGGTGGCGCTGCTGGAGCGCGGGGTGCGGGAGATGAAGTTCTTCCCGGCCGAGGCCGCGGGCGGCACCACCTACCTCAAGGCGCTCGCCGCCCCGCTGCCACAGGCCCGCTTCTGCCCGACCGGCGGCATCGGGCCGGCCTCGGCGCCGGAGTACCTGGCACTGCCCAACGTCGGCTGCGTCGGGGGCAGTTGGATGATCCCGAAGGACGCGGTGGCCGGCCGGGACTGGGAGCGCGTGGAGCGGCTCGCCCGGGAGGCCGCAGGGCTCAGCGCAGGTGGGACGTGTCGTTGA
- a CDS encoding roadblock/LC7 domain-containing protein — translation MQTTDNSLTWLLQGLLEQTPGARHALVLSRDGLKLCWSEHLTLDRADQLSAICSGIQALAQGASMEFGDGTGGVRQSMTEFHGGLLFIVEAGEGAHLAVVAEEDADPGVIGHQMTELVEQLGEHLRAEPRDQARGSGTS, via the coding sequence ATGCAGACCACCGACAACAGCCTCACCTGGCTCCTGCAGGGCCTCTTGGAACAGACCCCCGGCGCACGTCACGCCCTGGTCCTGTCCCGGGACGGCCTCAAGCTCTGCTGGAGCGAGCACCTGACGCTCGACCGGGCCGACCAGCTCTCGGCGATCTGCTCCGGCATCCAGGCCCTCGCCCAAGGGGCCTCCATGGAGTTCGGCGACGGCACCGGCGGCGTCCGGCAGTCGATGACCGAGTTCCACGGCGGCCTGCTGTTCATCGTGGAGGCCGGCGAGGGGGCGCACCTCGCCGTCGTCGCCGAGGAGGACGCCGACCCCGGAGTGATCGGCCACCAGATGACGGAGCTGGTCGAGCAGCTCGGCGAGCACCTGCGGGCCGAGCCGCGGGACCAGGCCAGGGGAAGCGGCACCTCGTGA
- a CDS encoding bifunctional RNase H/acid phosphatase, giving the protein MAASAGAPAGASAAGRARRFVVEADGGSRGNPGPAGYGAVVLDAATGQTLAEAAEYLGVVTNNVAEYRGLLAGLRAARELDPDATVHVRMDSKLVVEQMSGRWKIKHPDMKPLAAEAARVFPPGRVTYEWIPRASNKHADRLANEAMDAGARGEQWSPSRSTAELDAGGARAAAATDVGAEAADAAAAVERGAGAGADVDAGAGPGARAGSGADAGAGAGADAGASVGERVTRAARTDAGTATDDTGASAADASAVGPSVAGASITGASAAGASAAGAEVSAVADVRAARTVASPGWGPPDMGAPATFVLLRHGETPLTPQKRFSGSGGSDPSLSAVGREQAERAAASLARRGTIQAVVASPLARTRETAGIVAARLGLPVTVEEGLRETDFGAWEGLTFGEARERYPDDLDAWLSSPDAEPTGGGESFAATGARVAATRDRLVAAYAGRTVLLVSHVTPIKTFVRLALGAPPESLFRMELSAASLSAVAYYADGGASVRLFNDTSHLR; this is encoded by the coding sequence ATGGCAGCTTCGGCGGGGGCCCCGGCGGGAGCTTCGGCGGCCGGGCGGGCACGGAGGTTCGTCGTCGAGGCCGACGGCGGGTCACGGGGCAACCCGGGGCCCGCGGGCTACGGGGCGGTGGTGCTGGACGCGGCGACGGGGCAGACCCTCGCCGAGGCCGCCGAGTACCTCGGGGTCGTCACGAACAACGTGGCCGAGTACCGGGGCCTGCTGGCCGGCCTGCGCGCGGCCAGGGAACTGGACCCGGACGCGACCGTCCACGTCCGCATGGACTCCAAGCTCGTCGTCGAGCAGATGTCGGGCCGCTGGAAGATCAAGCACCCGGACATGAAGCCGCTGGCGGCCGAGGCGGCGCGCGTCTTCCCTCCGGGGCGGGTGACGTACGAGTGGATCCCCCGCGCGAGCAACAAGCACGCCGACCGCCTGGCCAACGAGGCGATGGACGCGGGGGCGCGCGGCGAGCAGTGGTCGCCGTCCCGGTCGACGGCGGAACTGGACGCGGGGGGCGCCCGGGCTGCCGCTGCCACTGACGTGGGCGCGGAGGCCGCCGACGCCGCCGCCGCCGTCGAGCGTGGCGCGGGTGCGGGCGCAGATGTGGATGCAGGCGCGGGTCCGGGGGCGCGTGCCGGTTCCGGCGCGGATGCCGGCGCCGGGGCCGGTGCTGACGCGGGTGCCTCTGTGGGTGAGCGCGTCACCCGGGCGGCCCGGACCGACGCCGGGACGGCCACCGACGACACCGGCGCCTCCGCTGCCGACGCCTCCGCTGTCGGCCCCTCCGTTGCCGGCGCCTCCATTACCGGCGCCTCCGCTGCCGGCGCCTCCGCTGCCGGCGCCGAGGTCTCGGCCGTCGCCGACGTGCGGGCCGCCAGGACCGTCGCCTCCCCCGGCTGGGGACCGCCCGACATGGGCGCCCCCGCCACCTTCGTACTGCTCCGGCACGGGGAGACGCCCCTGACGCCGCAGAAGCGGTTCTCCGGGAGCGGCGGCAGCGATCCGTCCCTGTCGGCCGTCGGCCGGGAGCAGGCCGAGAGGGCCGCCGCGAGCCTGGCCCGGCGCGGCACGATCCAGGCGGTCGTCGCCTCGCCCCTGGCCCGCACCCGCGAGACCGCCGGCATCGTCGCCGCCCGCCTCGGCCTGCCGGTGACGGTCGAGGAGGGCCTGCGGGAGACCGACTTCGGGGCCTGGGAGGGACTGACCTTCGGCGAGGCGCGCGAGCGGTACCCCGACGACCTGGACGCCTGGCTGTCCTCCCCGGACGCGGAGCCGACCGGCGGCGGCGAGAGCTTCGCGGCGACCGGGGCGCGGGTCGCCGCCACCCGCGACCGACTGGTCGCGGCCTACGCGGGCCGCACGGTGCTGCTGGTCTCCCATGTGACGCCGATCAAGACGTTCGTACGGCTCGCCCTGGGCGCCCCGCCCGAGTCGCTGTTCCGCATGGAACTGTCGGCGGCGTCGCTGTCGGCGGTGGCGTACTACGCGGACGGCGGCGCCAGCGTGCGGCTGTTCAACGACACGTCCCACCTGCGCTGA
- a CDS encoding DUF742 domain-containing protein, whose product MMRKPVDTGDPDRLYTVTGGRSRADESFDLVTLIVSESGPVPGMQSEHARILELCRHPTAVVEIAAELMLPVMVVRILLGDLQDTGRITARHPRAARSVASLPDSALLQEVLHGLRNL is encoded by the coding sequence GTGATGCGCAAACCCGTCGACACGGGTGATCCGGACCGGCTCTACACCGTCACCGGTGGTCGGAGCCGTGCCGACGAGTCCTTCGACCTGGTCACCCTCATCGTCAGCGAGAGCGGGCCCGTACCGGGGATGCAGTCGGAGCACGCCCGGATCCTGGAGCTGTGCCGGCACCCCACCGCCGTCGTCGAGATCGCCGCGGAACTCATGCTGCCCGTCATGGTGGTGCGGATCCTGCTCGGCGACCTGCAGGACACGGGCCGCATCACCGCCCGCCATCCGCGCGCGGCGCGGTCCGTCGCCTCCCTGCCTGATTCCGCCCTACTCCAAGAGGTGCTCCATGGGCTCCGCAACCTCTGA
- a CDS encoding Nif3-like dinuclear metal center hexameric protein, which produces MPRLSEVIAALENLWPAERAESWDAVGTVVGEPDQEVSRVLFAVDPVQEIVDEAVKLGAGLLVTHHPLYLRGTTTVAASTFKGRVVHTLIKNDIALHVAHTNADTADPGVSDALAGALDLRVVRPLVPDPHDPAGRRGLGRVCEPEHPLTVRELAARAAERLPATAQGIRVAGDPEATVRTVAVSGGSGDGLFDHVRAAGVDAFLTADLRHHPVSEFSADRARGPLALLDAAHWATEWPWCELAAAQLDEISDRHGWDLRVHVSKTVTDPWTAHAASTPTSDTMGAPN; this is translated from the coding sequence GTGCCCCGTCTGTCAGAAGTCATCGCCGCGCTGGAGAACCTGTGGCCCGCCGAGCGGGCCGAGTCCTGGGACGCCGTCGGCACCGTCGTGGGTGAGCCCGACCAGGAGGTCTCCCGGGTCCTGTTCGCCGTCGACCCGGTCCAGGAGATCGTCGACGAGGCGGTGAAGCTGGGCGCCGGCCTGCTGGTGACCCACCACCCGCTGTACCTGCGCGGGACGACGACGGTCGCGGCCTCCACCTTCAAGGGCCGCGTGGTGCACACGCTCATCAAGAACGACATCGCGCTGCACGTCGCCCACACCAACGCCGACACCGCCGACCCGGGCGTCTCCGACGCGCTGGCGGGCGCCCTCGACCTCCGCGTCGTGCGCCCCCTGGTGCCGGACCCCCACGACCCCGCGGGCCGCCGCGGCCTGGGCCGGGTCTGCGAACCGGAACACCCGCTGACCGTCCGCGAGCTCGCCGCCCGCGCCGCCGAGCGGCTGCCCGCCACCGCGCAGGGCATCCGCGTCGCCGGCGACCCGGAGGCGACCGTCCGCACGGTCGCCGTCAGCGGCGGCTCCGGCGACGGCCTCTTCGACCACGTACGGGCGGCCGGCGTCGACGCGTTCCTGACCGCGGACCTTCGCCACCACCCGGTGTCCGAGTTCTCCGCGGATCGCGCCCGCGGTCCCCTCGCGCTGCTCGACGCGGCGCACTGGGCCACCGAGTGGCCCTGGTGCGAGCTGGCCGCAGCCCAGCTCGACGAGATTTCCGACCGGCACGGCTGGGACCTCAGGGTCCACGTCTCCAAGACGGTCACCGACCCCTGGACCGCCCACGCGGCGTCCACCCCGACCTCCGACACAATGGGAGCCCCCAACTGA
- a CDS encoding zinc ribbon domain-containing protein — translation MKAAPADQIRLLDVQGLDVRLQQIAHKRRSLPEHAEIESLTKDLTQLRDLLVAAQTEESDCAREQTKAEQDVDQVRQRATRDQQRLDSGAVTSPKDLENLQREIASLAKRQGDLEDVVLEVMERRESAQERVAELTERVGSVQGKIDDAAGRRDAAVEELDGEAASVTKEREVIVGSVPGDLLKLYDKLREQQGGVGAAKLYQRSCQGCRQELAITELSEIRSAAPDTVVRCENCRRILVRTADSGL, via the coding sequence CTGAAAGCCGCGCCCGCCGACCAGATCCGACTCCTCGACGTCCAGGGCCTCGACGTGCGGCTCCAGCAGATCGCGCACAAGCGCAGGTCCCTGCCCGAGCACGCCGAGATCGAGTCGCTGACCAAGGACCTCACGCAGTTGCGCGACCTGCTCGTGGCCGCGCAGACCGAGGAGAGCGACTGCGCCCGCGAGCAGACCAAGGCCGAGCAGGACGTGGACCAGGTGCGCCAGCGCGCCACCCGCGACCAGCAGCGCCTGGACTCGGGCGCCGTCACCTCCCCGAAGGACCTGGAGAACCTCCAGCGCGAGATCGCCTCCCTCGCCAAGCGCCAGGGCGACCTCGAGGACGTCGTCCTGGAGGTGATGGAGCGCCGCGAGTCCGCGCAGGAGCGGGTCGCCGAGCTGACCGAGCGGGTCGGTTCCGTGCAGGGGAAGATCGACGACGCCGCCGGGCGCCGGGACGCGGCCGTGGAGGAGCTGGACGGCGAGGCGGCCTCGGTCACCAAGGAGCGCGAGGTCATCGTGGGCTCGGTCCCCGGCGATCTGCTGAAGCTCTACGACAAGCTGCGCGAGCAGCAGGGCGGCGTCGGCGCGGCCAAGCTGTACCAGCGCAGTTGCCAGGGGTGCCGCCAGGAGCTGGCGATCACCGAGCTGAGCGAGATCCGCTCGGCGGCGCCCGACACGGTCGTACGCTGCGAGAACTGCCGCCGCATCCTGGTGCGCACGGCCGACTCCGGGCTGTAG